Part of the Halalkalibacter krulwichiae genome is shown below.
CTCTAAAGTGTTACAATCTATAAAAAAGATAAAGAGATAGTATGGGGGATTACATTATGAGTGGAATACGTTCTTTTAGTCAATTTGTAAGTAAATATTTTGCGGTCATTGTTATCGCTATTAGTGTGATTGCTTATTTGTCACCTAATACATTCACCTGGATTGCACCGCATATTACATTGTTACTTGGGATTATTATGTTTGGAATGGGTTTGACGTTAAAAGTAACTGATTTTAGCGTCGCCTTTAAGAAGCCCATTCCAGTTATTATCGGGGTTATTGCACAATTTGTGATTATGCCGCTTGTAGCTTTTGGATTAGCGATCGCCTTAAATTTACCACCTGAGTTAGCAGCTGGACTTGTATTAGTCGGGGCATGCCCTGGAGGAACAGCATCAAATGTCATGGTGTACTTAGCAAAAGGAGATGTCCCAGTTTCCGTTGCAATGACTTCCATTTCAACATTACTTGCACCGATCCTTACTCCTTTTATTTTATTTATTTTGGCAGATCAATGGTTACCTGTTGATGCAGGGGCGATGTTTACTTCTATTATTAAAGTCATTATTATTCCAATTGCCTTAGGAATTCTTTTAAGAAGACTAATGCCCAATTTTGTTGATAAAAGCACTGCCGCTCTGCCACTAGTTTCAATTGCTGCAATTCTTGCGATCGTATCAGCTGTTGTAGGTGCAAACAAAGAAAACATTGCTACAACTGGTTTGTTACTTTTCATTGCTGTAATGCTTCATAACTCAATTGGATTGTTATTAGGTTATGTTACAGCAAAACTTGTTGGTCTAGATGAAGCGAAACGAAGAGCAATCTCTATTGAAGTTGGTATGCAAAACTCTGGATTAGGTGCATCACTTGCTACCGTTCATTTTTCACCGTTAGCTGCTTTGCCAAGTGCATTATTCTCTGTATGGCACAACATTTCTGGACCGCTTCTTGTAACCCTTTGGGGCTGGATTGACAGTAAAAAAGGTAAGGTAGATGTCGATACGAAGACAACTTCTCTCTAGGAAAAAAATGTAAAAACCCAACAAAGCTGTCATTTGATATGCTCTGTTGGGTTTTATCATTCAAAGTATTTCAAACTAGAAAATGAGATAAATCATTCAATAATGATCACAAATACTTAATCATTCAATACTTTATCCATCACCGATTTCGTTTTTGGTCCGAAAATTCCATCATTCGCTAAATCAGGAAAGCGTTGTTGAAACTTAATTACTGCCGCTCTCGTTTGCGGTCCATAAACACCATCAACAGAAAGATTATAGCTCATATCGCTTAAGCCTTTTTGTAGTGCTTTAACC
Proteins encoded:
- a CDS encoding bile acid:sodium symporter family protein; the protein is MSGIRSFSQFVSKYFAVIVIAISVIAYLSPNTFTWIAPHITLLLGIIMFGMGLTLKVTDFSVAFKKPIPVIIGVIAQFVIMPLVAFGLAIALNLPPELAAGLVLVGACPGGTASNVMVYLAKGDVPVSVAMTSISTLLAPILTPFILFILADQWLPVDAGAMFTSIIKVIIIPIALGILLRRLMPNFVDKSTAALPLVSIAAILAIVSAVVGANKENIATTGLLLFIAVMLHNSIGLLLGYVTAKLVGLDEAKRRAISIEVGMQNSGLGASLATVHFSPLAALPSALFSVWHNISGPLLVTLWGWIDSKKGKVDVDTKTTSL